The sequence below is a genomic window from Anaerocolumna chitinilytica.
AAGATAATCTGACTTTAATTTGCGGAGCTAACCACCCGTTAGCAAAGGTTAACTCTGTTGATATCCATCAGCTTTCAGACTATGATTTTATACTACGAGAAAAAGGAAGCGGGACCAGAGAATTCTTTGACAGTACTCTCATGGTCCATAATCTAAATGTCAAACCTATCTGGGAAAGCGTCAGTACCCACGCTATACTTAATGCCGTCAGCTGTGGCTTAGGTTTAACGGTCTTATCCCACTTAATGGCCAAACCTTATCTAGAAGAGGGCCGTGTGAAAGAAATAAAGATAAATGATGCCGTACTTATCAGGCCTTTTTATGTCATCTATCACTGCAACAAATTCCTTTCAGACAGTGCAAGGGATTTTATTGATTTATGCAAAGGTTCAGTTAAGCTGCAGGATTAACCGAACCTTTAATTGAGAACCGGTTTGTATTGGATTATTTTTTACACAGGCAGAAGGGATGCCCGGATGGGTCAAGCATTGTAACAAAATCCTCGTCCCCATATTGCTCCGTAGCCGCTGTAGCACCTAACATTTTGGCTTTTTCTACCATTTCTGTTACATCCTCAACCTGAAAATCAAAATGCATTTGCTTTTGCTGCTTTCTGCTTTCTTCCGGCCAAGTCGGTCTTATATAATCCGGTTCTTCGATAAATAAAAAAACAACCCCGCCCGAACTTCTTACCGCCGGACGGCCAAATAGTTCGCACATCTCCCATCCTAATAATTCACCATAGAATTTCTGTAATTCTCTTTCATTTACACAATCAACCATTACATTACCAAGCACTACTTCCTGTTTCATTTTGTACCTCCTTATCCTTTTCAAACCTGTTATCTAATAAGCTTATCCTAAAGTAGAATCCGTTTGGTTATGTATTTCCTTTTAAACTTCTTATGATAGAAGTGCCAATGCTTCCTCTTAATAGATATAGCAGCAATTTTCGGATTTAATATCAAAGCCCATATCAAGATACAGATGGATTGCATTCTCATTATCACCGTCAACTATCAATTCAACATACTCTGCTTCAAAATCTGTAAAGGCTTTATCAATCAGATATGCTAAAACAGCACGGCCGTAACCTTTATTCCGAAAACCACTTCTAACTGCCACAATTTCAGCCGTAACATGCTTCTGATTATCTACCCTGAGAACGCTATAGGCAAGAAGCTGCTCTTTCTCTACAAGGGAATAAATGAAATGCCTCTTACCAATGTCCTCTATAATGTCTTTCCCTGAGATGTAAACCCCAGGAAAAATACTGTCATGCAGTTCCACAAACTGTGGATATCTTTCAGGTGCCAACTCCTTAATA
It includes:
- a CDS encoding VOC family protein, whose product is MKQEVVLGNVMVDCVNERELQKFYGELLGWEMCELFGRPAVRSSGGVVFLFIEEPDYIRPTWPEESRKQQKQMHFDFQVEDVTEMVEKAKMLGATAATEQYGDEDFVTMLDPSGHPFCLCKK